Within Sphaerodactylus townsendi isolate TG3544 linkage group LG05, MPM_Stown_v2.3, whole genome shotgun sequence, the genomic segment aaaagaggaaaaaggggaggagaagaaggtaggccagccaagatggatgGTATTACTTCCCACTCCTGCACTtaactatggtcgattccccaaggggaaattctatctagatcaaaccaagtttgtaaagaaaccgcaccttttaatcgggatttcaacctccccaccgcagcatgtattcagcaaagACACGTTGGCCTTTcttggattccagaaatgtagcagtctCCACCACCATGCAATCTCCTTTGCAGGTCTCTCCTAATTGGCCAgcgtgccatgttggggcgggacctttttggggcgggaacctgaggttcgctcatttgcaaggataaacgtttaagcgtttaggcGTTTAAGCGGGCTTtcgctcgtttggaagggtgaacggttaattGTGTAAGCATTTTTTCGTTATGCTaactcaggggtcggcaaccttttacactcaaagagccatttggtcccattttccccagaaaagaaaattcatggagccgcacccttcTGGGGGATGGGGAATTCCCCACGCTCCGTGCTGAGCAGGGAGCGTAAGCCAGGACAGGGggtaagggggagaacgagcgccagaaacggcaTGAATCCCTGTTCATCACTCAGgtagttcttcctgaaacctggttattttgcGTGAgttatcacgcgattaattgaccgtggggaatcgacctatagGTCTGATGGAATAGCTCTGTCCTGCATGCCCTGCGGAATTGAGATAAGTCACACAGGGCCCTGGTTTGACAGTCCCAGTTCTAGTTCAGAACAGCCAGATACTTTTTGTGCCCGGGACAACCACCACCAGGTTGATTCTGAGGGAGTATAAAGCTCTCTTGGGGACATATCAGGAGAGGTGGTCTTGCAGATATGGTGGTTTCAGATCGTTAAAGATTTTAAACATTAGAATTAAAGCCTTGAGATggatctggtactccacctggagccaatgcagctcaTAGAGCACCGGTCAAAAATGGGCCCTCTATGGTCTCCCAGTTAGGACCCCCGTAgccacattttggaccagctaGAGCTTCCAGATCAGGATCAAACGCAGCCTTGTGTAGattgagttacaataatccaatcagTCTCCAGTAGCCAATTGGAAGTCCTGCTGAGCCAAAGCCTCATCTGACCTCACCTACTTTCTGCACAAACTTAGTGGGTACCAGGAAAGTGTCATTGGTCACCATGGCAGCCCCATGCATCATGTTGGAGCCTCTAGGTTTGTTGAACATCTCATGCTATTTGACTGCATTGTCTTACATTGCGTAATCAGCcttcagtctcagtgagaaagatgggttATACATCCAGGAAGCACTTACCCAGAGGTGTACCGAGataaaatgatgcccagggcaaaacctgctcccacaccctctgcgcccccgcccctgtgccccacttacttcCTCCAGGGGGGCAggcgcctggctgctccttcaggtcacATGGGGAGTACAATTTTGTGCCCGCCACGTGACCtaatgggtggtgcctggggtcaattgaccccgcatgtccctctggcagatacgtccCTGCACTTATCTTTCATAAAGCACTAAAAGTAAAATGCAGCACTGCAGTCCAAACTCTGTTCATGACCTGAACATCAGTTTCAAGTGGTAGGCtcaagactgactcagccttctgaGGTCAGCCTTCTATCATTTTGAGTACCCAACCTGCTGGGGGTAAAGGGTAGGTGACTAGGGGAGGCAACGTCCAATAACCCcaaaatatagtctgcctagtaaacatcgtaATGTGATGTCAGACATAGGTCAGTAATGaaccagtgcttgcacaggggggcTATACCTTTTTACATCAGTGTATTAGTTGGACAACAGGTACAAATGTGACACAAAGCAATGGTCACCCCTATAAAAATGTAAGGCCTGATGGGGCTATGGCTAGTCCTACGATGCACCAAATATATACCTTGATGGTACCCATAATGCTCCAGTATTTGGTTGTATACTATAGCTTTCTGCATGCAGGGGCATTTTCAGGAGAAAACGATTCACTCGCTCGTTTATTCTGCAGCATTCACAATCTACCTTTCTGGTAAAGAGTCAAGATGGCCATATCTCTCAATGTCAGACTATGGAGTGTTGCAGTCTTGgagagactctctctctctctctttctctctctctcccccccccccccccaatagatttTCACTCTCATTGTAATATTCCCAACAAAGTCTGGTCAGGCTCCAAATTGCCCAGTTGAACCTGTGCTTCTAACAAGAGGACGAAAATGCCTACTCACAAGCAGATGTACCTTCAAATATGATTCCGCACACAGCAATTGAGGGATAAATGGTAGTGATCTCAGTGCAAATTCTATGTAAACATGCGTGGACTGGATTGCAAATGCATGAAGGACTGGGTGGACTGGTTTGAAAGGTCAGACTCCCTTAAGAACTCTGCTAAGAAGTAACTGCTCCCCCTTCCTTTCATTGAGCTGTCTCTGATTACAACACAAATAATACTTCAAGCCGCTGCAACTAACAAGATGCAATCTCTGCTTTAATCCTCCAGCTCCCCTACTAGGCAAAGCCCTAAAAATAGCCCTTCAGCAGGAACCTCCCCGCACCCAACCTCGGTAGCTATTATCATGCTCTCGGGCCCTGACTTTCCCAGTACTCACGTCACAACTTCCACTCTACTGAGGTCACAACTTCATTAGCATACCAAGAGGAGTTTAGCCAATCAGGAACACTCAGACTTGTGATGTCTTGGTTTCCGAGCGTATTAAGAGTCCGGTTTGCAGCCGCAGCCGGATTACTGAAGCTGGGAGAGGACGACAGACGGGAAAGAAGCCTCCCGCGAGAACTTCGTTAGCAGCCGCTTCTGCGGGCGGACGCGAAGAGCCTCTTTGTTGTTGTACCTCCTTGGAATCCTCAACCCGGAGCCTTAAAGGGGCCGCTCTGACCTCAATACCGAAGCAGCCATGAGCCAGATCCAGCGCTGGAATGGGAGCTGCCTCAGCAACTGCAGCCGGGCGGACATGGTCCCCGAGATCGCCGCTGCCGTGGGCTTTGTGTCCAGCTTGCTCCGGACCCGGGGCTGCGTTAGTGAGCAGCAGCTCCAGGTTTTCAGCGGAGCCCTGGAAGAGGCGCTCACAGGTGAGGACGGAGCTTGCCTGTCTAGAGGATCTTCTGGCCCCCATTTCTTTGGTCAGACAAAGGGGCATCTGGTCAGACTTCCCCCTTTCTTCACTGTGGGAGTGTAAGAATCCCCCTCCTTCCGTCTTTGCTTTCTCTTTGTTCTTTTAGGAGGTGCCTTTTGGCCTTTGACGTCTCGGTTTGTACATAAAGGCTTTATTGTTTCAAGTCCTCTGTGCTTGCCTCTCCTTTCAATGTAACCTGCTGAAATTTGCGAGGGGGGGAGAGACACTGTAAAGCTGCTAAATTTTTGTAACTGGGAAAGCATCAGCGTTATGAAGTTGTTAAGGCAAACGTCAGGCTGCCCCACTCTCCCAAGTGTACTGCTGCTATGGCTGCAAAAGGCGACTTCTCTGTTGTCATGAGGAAGCCAGTGAGGGAGTTCAGGCGTCCCCTGGGAAATTCTTTTGTCACCACCGCCATTAAAATGAAGAGTTGAAATGAGGGAGCAGATGAAGAGACAGTGTCCCTTGTGTGCTTCAGGGGACCCCCGTGGCTCTTGTGCTCCTCATCTGTGTTTATTTTCCAAGCTCCTGTGAGCTGAATAGGCTTACCATAAGCAACTGGTGCCAACAGGAGCATTATCTTATAGCATATGAGTGCTGAGATCTGGTCCAAATCACTTTCAGCCGTACTAGAGTTTGAGCTTGTTTCTGTCCTCTTTAGGAAACTTCTAAATTGTGCCCCAGATGCTTCTGTTGGCTGCCTAATCTGTGTCCCTAGCATTACTCAGTATATAGGATCAGGGGAACGTCTTTTAAGCACATTTAtgatgggacagagactgtggtTAGCCTGGATTAAGGAGAGGGTTGCTGGGGTATTTGTTAATGTCAGTTGCCTATTAAGGAGCTTTAAGTAAATGGAAAAACTAGGCTAACCATTGTTTCTGAATTCCTTATTCTTTGGACAAGGAAGCTCCTTTATGGCTTTCAAACAGGAGTAACAATGAACTAGTTCAGTGTATTAGTCCATTTTAGTATCTTTGTCTTGGAAAACAATTGAATTGTCTAAAAGCAAATAAAAccatttgtgggggaggggggaatcttgaGGTACCTTGATCCCTGTCACAAGAGGAGAAGAGAGACTTCTGCCTACATTTTGTGTGTGGTGCCTTTTGTTACAATGGCCCACTTCAACTGCTTACCATTCTTGCTttatctctttcctttttcagagcatTACAAACATCACTGGTTCCCTGAGAAACCCTTCAAAGGCTCTGGCTACCGCTGCATCCGTATCAACCATAAAATGGACCCTATCATCAGCAAGGCAGCTAGCCAGATTGGACTCAGCCTCCAGCAGTTATACCAGCTGCTTCCAAGTGAACTCACACTCTGGGTAGACCCTTTTGAGGTTTCCTACCGGATTGGTGAGGATGGATCCATTTGTGTTCTATATGAGGGATCAGCAGCACCCGTGAGCTCCTATGGGATGCTCACTTGCAAAAATCAGATGATGTTGGGGCGCACCAGCCCTTCCAAAAACTACATGATGACAGTCTCCAGCTAAATGCTCCCAGTTGTCTTTACACTGCCAAGATATGGGCTACTGTATACCTCACCcgaggatgtatttttaaaaatgaagagctatttatatttttttaaaaaagagaaaatccaAAATGAAATCCAGTAGCAGGCACTGCTCTTTATGCGGAGTGGTGTTGAGGtgcctttttaaagctgttgCAAGCTTGtgagtttattaaaaaaaaccaatgccAATATCTACCTAATTAGTGTTGGAAGAGAATTCTGGAGTTGACCTGCCTATCTGGGAGACTGCAGGGTTGGAAACCAGAGTACAGGGGGTGGGATATGGCACTTTTAAGCAGTGACTCACTCTGGGGTAAGTGCTACAACAACTGTGAATCTCAAGGCCAGTATGGTAGTACTTAAGCAATGAACACTTATATGTTGCTTGGGACATTGTGGGCTTATTCTAGCCTTGCCTTTTCATTTCTTCAATAgttgcctgtttattttcttaCACTGATACAAGTTTGTGTCCTCACCAGTTTCACCTGTTATCCCTATCTGAgcaactcttcccctccccatgacaTCAGCGTTTTGTTAACACACCCAGTCACAACTGTAGCCACATTATCTGTCCCCTGGGTGGTGGGGTTTCAAATGCTGGCCCATCCCTTTGCACAAAAGCTTGATTCCTTTCTGCACCTCATCCTGTTCTTCATGTTCATGCAAAATTTGCTGTTGGCATTGTGAAATACTAAGGAACTTTGCTTGGCAGGCGAGTCCAGGATCTGATatataacaatgcaatcctaaacagagttacacccttctatgtcCAGCAGACTTAAAAGGGTGTGatactatttaggattgcattgtctgGTTAACTCTGGAAATAAACTCCCATGTGCAAAAGTAAAATGGCTAGGCCAATGAACTTAATCTACTGGTCAGGGAAATGTCCATATTTCATTGCCTTTATCTTGCCCTTTCAAAATTCCTGACAAATGCTGCCAATAAATGCTGAGAAGCAATTATTAAAACAGGGCACTTaatgtttaaaaatctgcttcAGAGCACATGGTTGGTTTTGCTCTTCTGTGTTAAAGAGGCAACTACTTTGCACCCCTAGAACTCCTCCTCCTACCTTTTGTGAATTGAGTTCTCAGACACTGTGCAATATATTTCATAAACCTTGGGCActcaggagaaggaggagattcTCTGGGATAGCCTCTCTTGTTAAAGcatgtgtaattttttaaaaattctcatacAACTTTTCAAGTGTTTGTACTTGACTGATGTTTGAACTGGGAAATCTCAGCACCACAACAGCATGCCATTTAAGAGGTATGATGGCctcttgtaaaaaaaacaaacctttttaaaacaaagcatgATCTGTCAGGATTTTCTTTTGTGCAACCATTGATATGAATGGAAGCTTCACAATAATTTTGACCATTTGTTGTTCAGTTCCTATTCATATCAGTGATGCTTGTGCAGGAGAAATTCTGGTGCATTGTGCCCCAGATAACTTTGCAAAATTTAAAACTGCGACAGCACAGCAGTGAATTGCTTTGTTCTAATTCCACATGTGATGCTCTTTGTTTTGAAGAGCAGAATCTCTACTCATTAAATACAAAGGTTGTGAAGCACTAAGTGTTCCCTATAAGCTAAAAAAAAGTGTCTCCACTCCGTTAGCGTAATTGTGCAATATTTGGTGACATGTTAAGGGGAACACTTTCAGCACTGTAGCTTCCccctcccagaaaaaaaatctgttcccaTTCTGTCTGGGAGCCTCATTCCTTATCTGGTGCATGAAAAACATATGAGTGCGGACTATAGTATGTCCAGGAACAATGTTTGTTTTGCCACACTCCCCGCCTCTGTTTGGAATTTCCCAAATGCCAATACTTGTTTGGTTTGCCAGGTTGGCATGATTAAAGCAACTCCGTTTAAAGGTATCTTGACATTTCCTTTTACTCCCTCCATACCAACTAAGGGTGCCTGTTAAAACCAAATGCTT encodes:
- the BTG2 gene encoding protein BTG2, translating into MSQIQRWNGSCLSNCSRADMVPEIAAAVGFVSSLLRTRGCVSEQQLQVFSGALEEALTEHYKHHWFPEKPFKGSGYRCIRINHKMDPIISKAASQIGLSLQQLYQLLPSELTLWVDPFEVSYRIGEDGSICVLYEGSAAPVSSYGMLTCKNQMMLGRTSPSKNYMMTVSS